The genomic interval GCCTTCCGATACGAAAAAGAGCACGGTGCTCGTCCACGTCATGCAGATCGATCTGACGAATCCGTACGTACAGATGAACGCCATGAGCGGCAAGGCCGGCAGCGTCACAACCGGTCAATCGGTCGGGGCCATGACGAAGGCGACCGGCGCGGTGGCGGGCGTGAACGGGGATGTGTTCCAGACGGGCACCACGAGTGAAGGCGCGCCGCTTGGAGCGGAGCTGGTGTCGGGACAGTTGATCGTCGCGCCGACGCAGCTGCAGGGAATGTATGCTTTTGCGCTGACGAAGGACAAGACGCCGATTATCGATCAGTTTGCGTTTTCGGGCAGCGTGCAGGCAGCCAATGGGGCGCAGTTCAAGTTGTCGGGACTTAATAACTCCTCCTATACGACGTATCCGGACAAGACCGCGAGCCACGTGAACGCGTTGTACATCTACACGAGCGCATGGACGGCTGCCAATCGCCCTTCCAACAGCGGCACGACGCCGATGGAGGCGCTGGTCGTGGACGGCACGGTGACGGAGATCGGCGACGGCGTGCAGATTCTGACGCCGATTCCGGCGAACGGCTACATTCTGCGCGGGCACAAGGGGAAGGACTCCGGCAACTTCATTCTCAACAATCTGCCGGTCGGCGCGAAGGTGACGAGCGCGTACAATCTGGTGTCGCAGACGAGCGGCAAGACGTACAGCGAGAGCGACTTCCAGATGATCGTGAGCGGGCACACGCTGCTGATGGATGGCGGCAAGGCTTCGGCGTTCAGCCGGGACGTCAGCGGCGTCAGCGGTTCGTCCAACACGGCCCGCACGGCAGTGGGGTATGCGAAGGACGGCAAGACGGCTTATCTTGTGACGGTTGAAAAGTATGGGACCAGCAACGGCGCTACGCTGGCTGATTTCCAGAAGATCCTGACATCGCTTGGCGTATGGAAAGCGGTCAATCTGGACGGCGGCGGATCGACGACGATGATCACGAGGCCGCTCGGCGAGACGGCGACGACGCTGGCGCACTCGACGACTTACGGCACGACACAGCGGGCTGTGGCTGACGGCATCGGGGTATTCACGATCGCGCCTGCAGGCGAGACCAAGGGCATTACGGTCAGCGGGGCGAAGACGCTGTTCATCGGCCAGCAGGCGACCTATTCGCTCAAGGCGTACGACACGTACTACAACCCGGTCGATCCGGGAGGCTTGACGGCCTCGTGGAGCGTGAGCGGCGGGCTCGGCAGCTTCGCAAGCGGCGTTTTGACGGCGTCCAAGGCGGGCACGGGCGAGCTGACGGTCAAGTCCGGCGCCGCGAGCGACAAGGCGAGCATCGAGGTGATCGGCGGCTCGCAGATCAATCAGCTCAAGGCGAGCCCCAATACGACCGTGCTTCAGCAGGGAGCGAAGATCACGGTCAAGCTGACGGCGACGCTCGCGGACGGCCGCACGCTCGAGGTGCCGGCGGACTCGGTGAAATGGGAGTTCAAGGGCTTCACGGCGGCTGCGAGCGGCGGCGTCATCACGATCGGCGCAGTCGGCGCAGAGACGAAGACCGGCTACGCGATCGCCAGATATGACGGCTTCTCGACGGCATTCGCGCTGAGCGCAGGGGCGGAGAAGAGCTTCGAGACGTTTGAAAACGCAGCTTACCCGGTGACGTTCGATCAGCTCCCGGCGGAGACGACAGGCACGGCCGCGATCGTCACGGGACTGCCGGGACGCGAGACGTCGAAGGCGCTGCAGCTGACCTACGACTTTACGGCCGGCACCGGAGACCGCTTCGCCTACGCGCTGCCGAACGGCAGCGCGGGCCTGGCGATCACGGGCAGCCCGAGCGCGCTGACGCTGGACGTCTACGGCGATGGCTCCAACAACTGGCTGCGCGCCGAGTTCAAGGACAAGGACGGCAAGCTGGCGCGCTTGGACATCGCCAAGGTGACCGACTGGATCGGCTGGAAGCAGATCCGCGTCGATCTGTCTGGCAGCGGCATCACTTATCCGGCGACGCTCACCAGGCTTTATGTCGTTGACCTGGCCGAGGGACAGGACGAGCGCGCGACGACGGGGGCGGTTGCTTTTGACAACCTGTCGCTCCAGTACCCGTCGGCCGTCGACGACGGCGCGCAGTCGAATATCGTGCTCCAGCTGGGTCAAAAGTCCGCTACGGTAGACGGCAAGAACGTGGCGCTCGACATCGCGCCGCTGCTGCTGAACGGGACGACGTATCTGCCGCTGCGGTTCGTGTCCGACGCGCTTGGCGCGGATATCGGCTGGGACCAGGCGGCGCAGAAGGCGACCGTCACGGGAGGCGGCAAGCTCGTCGAGCTGTGGGTAGGCAAGCCGGACCTGCTCAATACGGGCGTCCGCGCGACGGCCGCTGCGACCCCGATCCTGCGAAGCGGCAGAGTGCTCGTGCCGGTGCGCGTCGTTTCCACGGAGCTCGGGCGCAAGGTCGGGTGGGACCAGAAGACCAAGACGATTACAATTCGCTAATCTTGCGCAGCCAGACCTAGTCGGCCCGTCCACGTCGCACGCAAATATGATATGATGGAGGCATACCTTGTCTCCATTCAAGCCCGCCGGGGCTGGAAGCGTGCGACGCGAGACGGTCCGGAGTAGGGCGCGGAGGGGAGTTGCTCGATTGGACTATCGGGTTGAACAGATTGACCGGGTTATACAGAACGCGATGCGCGTCATGGAAGACAGCAAGATGCAAGTATTCGAGATCTGTGAGGCTGCGAGACGCGAGCTTGTATCGCTGGGCAAGGAACTGGAGAACGTTCTGAAAGAGACCTCCACGACGATCGACAAGGTCGATTCTCTCGAGCGGGACTACAAGCTATCGCGCATCCGGCTCACCGAGGTGAGCAGGGATTTCGTACGTTTCTCGGAGAAAGACATCAAGTCCGCCTACGAAAAGGCAACTCAGCTTCAGCTGGATCTGACCGTGTATCGGGAAAAAGAGAACTATCTGAAGGCGCGCCGGGACGACCTGCAGAGCCGCGTTCGCAACGTGGAGCTGTCCATCGAGCGGGCGGAGATGATCGGCTCGCAGATGAACGTCGTGCTGGATTACTTCTCGGGTGATTTGAACCAGGTTACCCGCATTCTCGAATCCGCGAAGAACCGCCAGCTGATCGGTCTCAAGATCATTCTCGCCCAGGAAGAAGAGCGCAGGCGCATGGCCCGGGAGATTCACGACGGTCCCGCCCAATCGCTCGCGAATCTGGTGCTGCGGACCGAAATTGCCGAGAGAATGCTGGATACGAAGGATTTGGAGCTTGTGCGCAGCGAATTGGTCGATTTAAAATCGCAGATACGTTCCGGACTGGGGGAGATTCGCAAAATCATATTCAACCTTCGGCCGATGGCGCTGGACGATCTGGGTCTTATCCCTACGCTTCGCAAGTTCGTGCAGGACTACGAGGAGCGCACTTCCATCCGTTCCGTCTTCGAGACGAGCGGGCGGGAAAAGCGAATCTCGACCGCACTGGAAGCCGCGATGTTCAGGCTCGTGCAGGAGGCGTTCAACAATGCCTTCAAGCATGCCGAAGCATCGTACATGTCGCTCGATATCACCTATCTGGAAGAGACGATCCGGATGGTGATCAAGGACAACGGCAAAGGCTTCCATACCGATCTGGCGGAAGCGCAGGCGAAGAAGAATGCCAAGTTCGGACTCATGGGCATGAAGGAGCGCGTGGATCTGCTGATGGGAGAGATCGACATCGATTCGGCCATCGGGCAGGGCACCACGATTACGATTCAAGTACCTATCAAAGCCGAAATGCGGAAGGAGTTGGACATTAATGGAGAGTAAGAATTCGAACATCGCCTCGGGCCGCAAGATTCAAGTCCTCCTTGCCGACGACCACCAACTGTTCCGCGAGGGACTGAAGCGCATCTTGAACATGGAGCCCGACCTGGAGGTGATCGGCGAATGCGGAGACGGCATCCAGGTGCTGGAGTTCTGCAATCGGCAAAAACCGGACGTCGTGCTGCTGGATATTAACATGCCGACCGAGAACGGCGTGATCGCCACGGAGAAGCTTCGCGACATTTTCCCCGAGATCAAGGTCATCATCCTGTCCATCCACGACGACGAGAGCTATGTGTTCGAGACGCTGCGGAAGGGCGCTACCGGCTACCTGCTCAAGGACATGGAGGCCGAGTCGCTCGTTGACGCGATCCGCACGGTCGCCAACGGCCATGCCTATATCCACCCGAAGGTCACCGGCAAGCTCATCAACCAGCTGCGCCGCATGACGTATCTGGACGAGATCGGCGCCGCCTCGGGTGCCGCCGCAAGCCGCGAGACGATCACGAAGTTCGTGCCGCGGGGCAACAATCCGCTCACGCGCCGCGAAGCCGAAGTGCTGCGCCTCATGGCGGAGGGCAAGAGCAACAAGAACATCGGCGAGAGCCTGTTCATCAGCGAAAAGACGGTCAAGAACCACGTCAGCAGCATCCTGCAGAAGATGGAAGTCGACGACCGCACGCAAGCCGTCATTAACTCGATCAAGTTCGGCTGGGTGACGCTGTAAAGGCTTATCGCAAGATCGCAGCAGCAGGTATCATACATATGGCAAGTCGCTAAGGCGCCCTCCGACGATCGGCAGATCGTGCGGGGGCGTCTTTGGTTTGGAGCGATAAAGCTGCGCGTCTGCACCATGAGTAACTGTGAAAAGTCAATAACGGCGATTACAAAAGGCTTTACGTGCGTATCATTGCGAAACTAGTCTCCATTTGCGCGGCCGCGGACGACGGAACCGCCGAGCGCTGCGCGGCATATAGTGTCGCATAGCGGCGCGGCCTTTTCGGAAGAGCGTGTTTCTTCCGCAGTACCGGGTACGGACCGCCGAGTTCACGCGAAGGAGGTGGGTCCCATGATCGGATTGCTGCTGTGGATCGCCGGATGCTACGCGGTTGCCGCGGCTTGCGCCTATCGGCTGCTGCGTCGTCGGCGCGGGCCGGTCGCCAGGCGGCATTATGTCATCGTGGCTTGCAATCACGAGGAGCAGATCGAATGGGTCATCCGCTCGCTCCGATATCAAGGCAGTCTGTCGGGGACGGATGTCGGCATTACCGTGCTGCTCGAGCCGGAGGCGGCGGACGGCACCGCGTCGATCGTGGAAAAGCTCGTGCGCACGGAGGCGGGCGTGAGTCTCATCCGCCAGCTGCCCGAGACGGGCGAGGATCGCGCGGAGGGGCGGAGACGCTGGGAAGAGGCGAAGAGGGCGTATGCGGAGGCTTGGAGCGGTCCGGATACGGTGTGGATGGAGCTGTCGCGGAGCGGGAACAGTGAGGTTGACGGTCGTGGCGATGGCTTCGGAGGCGGATTTGGCGGCGGCTTGGGCGAAGGTGCGGGCCGCAGGGCGGGATACGGCACGGGGAGTGGAGCTGGGCATGGGTCCGGGCGCGGGGACGACGAAGGGCATTCGGAATTGACATCTGTGACCGATCGTTTACAATAGAAGTAATTGAATGGCTGATAGTGACCGAATGTGGTTAGCTGATGAATGACGCTTGTAAATCAAATATTGGAACGAGTGAAGCACACTCGCTGACGGCCCGAAGGCCGGAGCGGATGTGCTTTTTTTGCGTTCCTCGCCTTCGCCGGAAGCGGGCATAAGATCGATTTTGTAAAGGGGATAAGAGAATGAGGGCAATTGTGTATGCGGTGCGAATGACGACGGGATGGCAGGCTAGGTACACGGTGGATTGGGAGACGGACATGGCCTATTGGCTGGATGCTAAATATCGTGAGTGCCTGGTGAAGGCATGGGGGCAGGAGGTTGGAGGCGGATTCGCTGTAGGGCGAGAGACGGCAAGCATGATTGTCAAAATGAAGCGCTCGCTTCCCTTAGGCGATGCCGAGGTTGGATGCAGCAAGATCCAAGCGAAGCTTGGCGGAAAAGGAGAGACGCTTGATGCAGGTGCCGTGGAGCGTATATTGTTGCGCGTGTTTGGCGGGGCTGAAGCTGCCCGCACGATTTATAGTTCGCACGTAGGCGTACCATTGCCGCCAGGTATAGGTTCTGGCTGCGAGTTGCTATTGCCCGTACCGGCCGGGGAATTGGGGCGCGGCGCCGAGGCGAGGCTTCAAGCGCTGCGGCTGCGGGTGATTGCGCCGCTGTTTCAGGGGCGCTCGCTGCTGCAGGCGGAAGCGGTGGCGCTGCTTGCCGAGCATGCGCCGGGGGTAACTTTAGGCGCCGGGCTGGCGGCGCTGGCGCAGCTGGGCGCCCTGATAGGCGCGCTGCGGCTCGGCGCGGCGGTCGCAGACGGCGCGCCGCGAGGCGCCGCGCGGCAGAGCGGGCGCCTGCGCTGCCGGCGGTGCGGCAGCGGCGAAGCGGCCATGCGGCGCTCGGCGTGCGCCGCTTGCGGGAGCGGCGCCTGCGCCGTCTGCGAGGCGTGCCTCGCGCTCGGCCGCAGCCGCGCGTGCGGGCTGCTCGTGCGCGGCCCGGCGCCCGCGGCTTCGCCGCTCGGTCTGGGCTTGGCCGGGGCGGCCGGCCCGGCCGCGGCGGACATATGCGCGCGTTGGGGGCTTAGCCCCGCGCAGCGGGTCGCGTCGGAGCAGGCGGTGCGCTTCCTGCTGGGCGGGCGCGAGCCGGGCGCCGAAGCGGAGCCCGGCCAGAGCACATTCGGCCCAACGGCTCCCCGCGCCGGCCGTTCTATATTTCGCTTCCGTCGCCGTTCTGCCGCTCTCTCCGGATCGGAGCAGACGCCGCCGCCGGAAGATCCGATGGCGATTCAGCCTCGCTCCTTCTTGTTATGGGCGGTCACCGGCGCCGGCAAGACCGAGATGATCTTCCCGCTGCTGGACGCAGTGCTGAGCGCGGGTGGCAGGGCTTTGCTGGCGACGCCTCGTAGAGACGTCGTGCTCGAGCTTGCGCCGCGGCTGGCCAAGGCGTTTCCGGCGCGCAGCATCGCCGTGCTCTATGGCGGCAGTGGCGAACGTTGGCAGCAGGCGGAGCTGACGCTGGCGACTACGCATCAGCTGATGCGCTTCGGCCAGGCGTTCGACCTCGTGCTGATTGACGAGCTCGATGCTTTTCCCTACCATGGCGACCCCATGCTTCACCATGCGGCTGCCGCAGCCCGGAAGCCCGACGGTTCCACCGTGCTTTTGAGCGCGACCCCGCCGCCGGCGCTGCGTCGGGCGGTCCGTTTTGGACGTTTGCCATGCGCGCGGGTTCCGGTTCGCTACCATAGGCATCCGCTGCCTATGCCAAGGATCATGTGCATGCCTCCGCTGCATCGTTGGAGTGTCGAGGCTGCAGCCGCATCTTCCGAGAAGCGCCCGGACCTTAGACAGCGTTTGGCGGGCAGGCAGGCTGCAGCGTTATTCGCTTGCATCGCCTCTTCGCTGGCACGCGGCGCCCAGGTTTTTGTGTTCGTTCCCTACATCAAGCAGATCGATTCGCTGGTGGCGCTGTTCCGCAGGCAGGCTCCAGTCTGGGGGATATCGCCGGCGTTCATCGACGGCACCTCCTCCCAGGACGATGGGCGCAGGGACAAAGTCGTGGCTTTCCGGGAGCGCGAGCTCCGTCTCCTCGTGACGACGACCATTCTCGAACGCGGCGTAACCGTGCCGCGCAGCGACGTCTTTATTCTCGACGCGCACGCCAAGCTGTTCGACGAAGCGGCGCTCGTCCAGATGGCGGGGCGCGCCGGCCGCTCCGCGGATGACCCGGCCGGCCGCGTATTCTTCTATGCCGCGCACCGGACCCAAGCATTGACCGGCGCGATCCGGCAGGTGGCTGCGATGAATCGTCTTGCGCTGCGCGGCGGATATTTGCTTGAGCAAGGTTCAAACCGATGATCGCGGCGGTAATGAAGTTCATCTATCGTCTCTTTCAGCCGGTTCCTTCGGTTTGTCCGTGCTGCGGCAAGGAAGGCAGGGGCGTCGCCTCCGCTGCCTCGGTCATGCCCATTCGCCATCCTGAGGCGCGGGCGGCGCTGAACGCGCTTTGCGCCTCTTGCCGAGCCAAAGTGCCCTGGATCCTGGAAATCGCATGTCCGACCTGCGGCCGCTCGGAGCGGTGCGGCGATTGCCCGCGGCGAGCGAAGCTGTACTTTACGTCAAGCCGATCGGCCGTCCGCTACGAAGGCGATATGAAGGAACTGCTCGCAGCTTACAAATACCAGGGTGCCGAACGGCTCGCGCCAATTATGGCCGCCATGCTCGCATCTGCTTTCGAGAGAATCGCTTCTATGCACGATCGGCCGTTCGATCTGGTTACGGCCGTTCCGCTCTCTGACATGCGGCTGGCGGAGCGGGGATTTAACCAGGCCGAGCGAATGGCGGCTATTTTGGCCGGCTGGTACGGATTGCCGTACGCCAACCTGCTCGTCCGCACGCGCGATAGCGACAAGCAGAGCCTTAAGGGCCGTGGGGCGCGGATTCGGGACATGCGCGGACTGTTCCGCGCTGCTGCCCGGACGGATTCGGCGACGAGAAAGAGAATCCTCCTCGTCGACGACATCTATACGACCGGGAGCACGATGAACGAATGCGCGCATGCGCTGCTGCAGGCTTTTCCCGAGGCCGAGATTCATGGGCTCGCGTGGGCGAGAGCGTGACCGCAGAAGGTTACAACTTTTTCCCTTTCATGCTAGAATAACAGTATTCACAAGTTTGATCGGGAGGGCTCTCAAGTGGCTTTAGCCAATTGTCCGCGCTGCGGCAAGCTGTTCAACCGTCAATTCCGCACGATCTGCGACGAATGCCATGCAGGGATCGAGAGAGATTACGAGACTTGCTTCAAGTTTCTCAAGGATCATAAGGGCGTGACGATAAACGAATTGTCCGAAGCGACGGAAGTTTCGGTGCAGCAGATCACCAAGTTCATCCAGGAGGGGCGGATATCCAAGGCGGTGGCGCCTAATCTGACCTATCCCTGCGAGATGTGCGGCGCGGCGATCCGGGACGGCAAGATCTGCTTCAACTGCCAGAACAAGCTGAAAAAAGGGATCGCGGGATCCCAGATTGGCCGGTCCGAAGCCGATTCCCGCAACGGATTCAGGATTCTCGACAGAGATGATCGGTAAAATGAACTATTCATATTTTACGCCAGCCGGCCGATAATAGATTTAAATCTATTTTCGGTCGTTTTTTTGTGGCGGAAGGGGTGCTTAATTTGAAAATCAACGAGACACAGCGAATAGCCAATATAAGAAGCGTATATGGCAGCAACAACGACAACGCCGTGAACAACAAGACTGCAGCGAAGAAGAAGGATAACGTATCCATATCGCCGGAGGCGCTTGAGTTGCTCCAATCGCAGCAGTCGAACGATGCCGACAAGGCCAAGAAGATCGAGGAACTCAAGAGCGCCGTATCGTCCGGCACCTATCACGTCGAGGCCGGCAAGATCGCCGACAAGCTGCTGCCCTTTATCCTCTAAGACCGACATACGGGAGTGAGCGCATTTGGAATCAGCCTTCGAGGCGATATTGGAGCCGCTGCATGGCTTGGCGGACATCTACGGCCAACTGATCGGGCTAAGCATGGATAAGCGCGAGGCGGTGCTGGCCAACCGGGTCGACGTCGTGGCCGCCGTCACCAACAAGGAGGCCAGGCTGCTGCCGCAGGTCGGAGAGCTTGAGGCCAAGCGCACCGCTGCCGTGCAGAGCTACCTGACCGGTCTTGGGCTCGGCGGAGCCAAGAACATCCGTATGGAGCAGCTGATCCGGCTCATTCCCAACGCAGAGGCCAAGCGCGCGCTCGACGCCGTCACGGTTCGCCTGACGCAGGCGACGGACGAGCTGCGCCAGCTTAACGAATTCAACCAGCAGATGATCCGGACCCATCTGGAATATATCCACTACTCGATCGATGTCATAGCAGGCCCCAGCGAGGACGAGGCGACATATCACCGTTCCCTGCAGGAGCAAGGCTTCTCGCGGCCCAGCCAATTCGACACACGTGCATAAGAGAGAGGTGAATTGACGAATGAGATCTACGTTTCACGGCCTGGAGACTGCCCGGCGCTCGCTGTTCACGCAGACGGCCGCGCTGTATACGACCGGCCACAACGTCGCCAATGCCAATACGACCGGCTATTCCCGCCAGATTGTTAATATGACTGCCTCGCAGTCCATGGAGGCCTACGGACTGATCCGATCGACCGTGCCGGGGCAGATGGGTTCCGGCGTCGAATTCACGTCCATCACGCGGGTTCGCGAGAAGTTCCTGGACGATCAGTATCGCAACGAGAACAAGTCATTCGGCGATTATTCGATCCGCCAGGATACGCTCGAGAAGCTCGAGACGATCGTCAACGAGCCCAGCGAGAGCGGCGTCCGCACCGTTATTGCCAACTTTTTCAACGCCTGGTCCGAGCTCAGCAAGTCGCCGGAGAATGCGGACGGCCGCAAGATCGTGCGCGAGCAGGCGCTGGCGCTCACGGACGCGCTTAATCATACTGCCAAGCAACTGAGCGATCTGAAAAACGACCTGACGGAAAATGTGGACATCCGCGCAGGGGAGATCAACTCGAGACTGCATGGGATTGCCCAGCTCAACCGCAGCATCGCGAAGCTCGAAGGGCTCGGAGACAACGCCAACGATCTGCGCGACCAGCGCGATCAGCTGGCCGACGAGCTGTCCAAGATGATCAATATCACCGTTACCGAGCAGTCGGACGGCTACAAGATCGACATGGGCGGAACCGAGCTCGTGGCCGGCTTCGACGAGCCGGCGCCGGTGACGGGAGAGACGCTGACGGATGCCGTGGCATCGGGCGACCTGAACAGCGGCGAAGTGTACGGCATGATCCTGTCCAGAGATACGTACGTGCAGGGCTATATTAACGATCTGGACCGCTTGGCCAATACCCTTGCCAACGGCGATATCGAAGTCACGCTGCCCAAGGGCTCCGTCATTCCCGAGGGAACGACGCTGACCAACTCGGACGGATCGACGACGCTCTATTCGGGTTCGGTGTCCAGCCGCACGCTGTCGGGCGACACCAAGGTTGTGCTCAAGGGTCTCAACGCGCTCCACCAGCTCGGTTACAACACCTCTTCCACGCCGACCGGATTGCCCTTTTTCACCAATGCC from Cohnella hashimotonis carries:
- a CDS encoding helicase-related protein yields the protein MRAIVYAVRMTTGWQARYTVDWETDMAYWLDAKYRECLVKAWGQEVGGGFAVGRETASMIVKMKRSLPLGDAEVGCSKIQAKLGGKGETLDAGAVERILLRVFGGAEAARTIYSSHVGVPLPPGIGSGCELLLPVPAGELGRGAEARLQALRLRVIAPLFQGRSLLQAEAVALLAEHAPGVTLGAGLAALAQLGALIGALRLGAAVADGAPRGAARQSGRLRCRRCGSGEAAMRRSACAACGSGACAVCEACLALGRSRACGLLVRGPAPAASPLGLGLAGAAGPAAADICARWGLSPAQRVASEQAVRFLLGGREPGAEAEPGQSTFGPTAPRAGRSIFRFRRRSAALSGSEQTPPPEDPMAIQPRSFLLWAVTGAGKTEMIFPLLDAVLSAGGRALLATPRRDVVLELAPRLAKAFPARSIAVLYGGSGERWQQAELTLATTHQLMRFGQAFDLVLIDELDAFPYHGDPMLHHAAAAARKPDGSTVLLSATPPPALRRAVRFGRLPCARVPVRYHRHPLPMPRIMCMPPLHRWSVEAAAASSEKRPDLRQRLAGRQAAALFACIASSLARGAQVFVFVPYIKQIDSLVALFRRQAPVWGISPAFIDGTSSQDDGRRDKVVAFRERELRLLVTTTILERGVTVPRSDVFILDAHAKLFDEAALVQMAGRAGRSADDPAGRVFFYAAHRTQALTGAIRQVAAMNRLALRGGYLLEQGSNR
- a CDS encoding ComF family protein translates to MIAAVMKFIYRLFQPVPSVCPCCGKEGRGVASAASVMPIRHPEARAALNALCASCRAKVPWILEIACPTCGRSERCGDCPRRAKLYFTSSRSAVRYEGDMKELLAAYKYQGAERLAPIMAAMLASAFERIASMHDRPFDLVTAVPLSDMRLAERGFNQAERMAAILAGWYGLPYANLLVRTRDSDKQSLKGRGARIRDMRGLFRAAARTDSATRKRILLVDDIYTTGSTMNECAHALLQAFPEAEIHGLAWARA
- a CDS encoding sensor histidine kinase, giving the protein MDYRVEQIDRVIQNAMRVMEDSKMQVFEICEAARRELVSLGKELENVLKETSTTIDKVDSLERDYKLSRIRLTEVSRDFVRFSEKDIKSAYEKATQLQLDLTVYREKENYLKARRDDLQSRVRNVELSIERAEMIGSQMNVVLDYFSGDLNQVTRILESAKNRQLIGLKIILAQEEERRRMAREIHDGPAQSLANLVLRTEIAERMLDTKDLELVRSELVDLKSQIRSGLGEIRKIIFNLRPMALDDLGLIPTLRKFVQDYEERTSIRSVFETSGREKRISTALEAAMFRLVQEAFNNAFKHAEASYMSLDITYLEETIRMVIKDNGKGFHTDLAEAQAKKNAKFGLMGMKERVDLLMGEIDIDSAIGQGTTITIQVPIKAEMRKELDINGE
- a CDS encoding stalk domain-containing protein; its protein translation is MSESKFNILRAARVVCIPMLAGTLVVASFAGTGLAPFAQLQPGVASAATAAVTYKLVKSAEAIVTSGVKQINYSWVPSDTKKSTVLVHVMQIDLTNPYVQMNAMSGKAGSVTTGQSVGAMTKATGAVAGVNGDVFQTGTTSEGAPLGAELVSGQLIVAPTQLQGMYAFALTKDKTPIIDQFAFSGSVQAANGAQFKLSGLNNSSYTTYPDKTASHVNALYIYTSAWTAANRPSNSGTTPMEALVVDGTVTEIGDGVQILTPIPANGYILRGHKGKDSGNFILNNLPVGAKVTSAYNLVSQTSGKTYSESDFQMIVSGHTLLMDGGKASAFSRDVSGVSGSSNTARTAVGYAKDGKTAYLVTVEKYGTSNGATLADFQKILTSLGVWKAVNLDGGGSTTMITRPLGETATTLAHSTTYGTTQRAVADGIGVFTIAPAGETKGITVSGAKTLFIGQQATYSLKAYDTYYNPVDPGGLTASWSVSGGLGSFASGVLTASKAGTGELTVKSGAASDKASIEVIGGSQINQLKASPNTTVLQQGAKITVKLTATLADGRTLEVPADSVKWEFKGFTAAASGGVITIGAVGAETKTGYAIARYDGFSTAFALSAGAEKSFETFENAAYPVTFDQLPAETTGTAAIVTGLPGRETSKALQLTYDFTAGTGDRFAYALPNGSAGLAITGSPSALTLDVYGDGSNNWLRAEFKDKDGKLARLDIAKVTDWIGWKQIRVDLSGSGITYPATLTRLYVVDLAEGQDERATTGAVAFDNLSLQYPSAVDDGAQSNIVLQLGQKSATVDGKNVALDIAPLLLNGTTYLPLRFVSDALGADIGWDQAAQKATVTGGGKLVELWVGKPDLLNTGVRATAAATPILRSGRVLVPVRVVSTELGRKVGWDQKTKTITIR
- a CDS encoding response regulator encodes the protein MESKNSNIASGRKIQVLLADDHQLFREGLKRILNMEPDLEVIGECGDGIQVLEFCNRQKPDVVLLDINMPTENGVIATEKLRDIFPEIKVIILSIHDDESYVFETLRKGATGYLLKDMEAESLVDAIRTVANGHAYIHPKVTGKLINQLRRMTYLDEIGAASGAAASRETITKFVPRGNNPLTRREAEVLRLMAEGKSNKNIGESLFISEKTVKNHVSSILQKMEVDDRTQAVINSIKFGWVTL
- the flgK gene encoding flagellar hook-associated protein FlgK — protein: MRSTFHGLETARRSLFTQTAALYTTGHNVANANTTGYSRQIVNMTASQSMEAYGLIRSTVPGQMGSGVEFTSITRVREKFLDDQYRNENKSFGDYSIRQDTLEKLETIVNEPSESGVRTVIANFFNAWSELSKSPENADGRKIVREQALALTDALNHTAKQLSDLKNDLTENVDIRAGEINSRLHGIAQLNRSIAKLEGLGDNANDLRDQRDQLADELSKMINITVTEQSDGYKIDMGGTELVAGFDEPAPVTGETLTDAVASGDLNSGEVYGMILSRDTYVQGYINDLDRLANTLANGDIEVTLPKGSVIPEGTTLTNSDGSTTLYSGSVSSRTLSGDTKVVLKGLNALHQLGYNTSSTPTGLPFFTNADGSTGTITAASITLNKQIADNPTKISASMRVNDDGTLIEGNNSLSVLFSQARDMRFNFGSAGDPNLNTVDAYFRSIAGQLGVQSEEAIRQMNNSKGLVDQIDGRRQSVSGVSLDEEMSNMIKFQHAYNAAARNMTMIDEMLDKVINGMGVVGR
- a CDS encoding flagellar protein, which codes for MALANCPRCGKLFNRQFRTICDECHAGIERDYETCFKFLKDHKGVTINELSEATEVSVQQITKFIQEGRISKAVAPNLTYPCEMCGAAIRDGKICFNCQNKLKKGIAGSQIGRSEADSRNGFRILDRDDR
- the flgM gene encoding flagellar biosynthesis anti-sigma factor FlgM yields the protein MKINETQRIANIRSVYGSNNDNAVNNKTAAKKKDNVSISPEALELLQSQQSNDADKAKKIEELKSAVSSGTYHVEAGKIADKLLPFIL
- a CDS encoding flagellar protein FlgN produces the protein MESAFEAILEPLHGLADIYGQLIGLSMDKREAVLANRVDVVAAVTNKEARLLPQVGELEAKRTAAVQSYLTGLGLGGAKNIRMEQLIRLIPNAEAKRALDAVTVRLTQATDELRQLNEFNQQMIRTHLEYIHYSIDVIAGPSEDEATYHRSLQEQGFSRPSQFDTRA